From Vairimorpha necatrix chromosome 9, complete sequence, one genomic window encodes:
- a CDS encoding putative E3 ubiquitin-protein ligase yields the protein MNLFDKFQYTIFIYLSVIVCTNSTLYDAKDANSVLKYEKSRQLSKLSCEKEIKSFYESINRMLMEERATEQVSMHIDRKNLLYSAMAMLWVIEVLFDQNHQLMVNYIGEPGIDAGGLTRDFFTLVIPEIFNNENEFFYSPSGNTSKLIPAQNKNNMNTFKRNLAYETLGKLIGLILKKKITADVRFDQIVWKKILEIPLEMGDYGNVDPFYYNSLIQLKNDTILLESLDLRFENEEGEELIKHGKKLKVQQSNIEDYIFETLKNKYDKKISEQCEYIKKGLYKIVPKENVKKMSPETLQNLIYGEPEIDVEDWKNNTIYDGRYDPKSKEVKWFWEVVGNYSQEKRSKLLYFCTGSCRPPIGGFKYLKKKDEVYLFHILDVDSDNDKQISSTNTCSNNFKLPRYSTKGILEKKLDTALEFSDGSFEFS from the coding sequence atgaatttatttgataaatttcaatatactattttcatttatttgtCAGTTATTGTCTGTACTAATAGTACTTTATATGATGCGAAAGATGCCAATTCggttttaaaatatgaaaaatctCGACAATTATCAAAACTCAGTTGcgaaaaagaaataaagtCGTTTTATGAATCTATAAATAGAATGTTAATGGAAGAAAGAGCTACAGAACAAGTGAGTATGCATATAGACCGTAAGAATTTATTGTATTCCGCGATGGCTATGCTTTGGGTAATAGAAGTTTTGTTTGATCAAAATCATCAATTGATGGTAAATTATATAGGAGAACCTGGGATTGACGCTGGTGGTCTAACGagagatttttttacattagTTATCccagaaatatttaataatgaaaatgaatttttttattctccAAGTGGTAATACATCTAAACTTATTCCAGCacagaataaaaataatatgaatacttttaaaagaaatttagcTTATGAAACTTTAGGTAAACTTATAGGCTTGATACTTAAGAAAAAGATCACTGCTGATGTTAGATTTGATCAAATTGTatggaaaaaaattttagaaattccATTAGAGATGGGAGATTATGGAAATGTAGAtccattttattataacagTTTGattcaattaaaaaatgatacaATTTTACTTGAGTCTTTAGATCTTAGGTTTGAAAATGAAGAAGGAgaagaattaataaaacatggaaaaaaattaaaagtgCAGCAAAGTAATATTGaagattatatatttgagacattgaaaaataaatacgataaaaaaatttctgaaCAATgtgaatatataaaaaaaggattGTATAAGATTGTTCCAAAAGAGAACGTAAAGAAAATGTCACCAGAAACacttcaaaatttaatttatggCGAACCCGAAATTGATGTGGAAGATTGGAAGAATAATACTATATACGATGGCAGATATGATCCAAAGTCTAAGGAAGTCAAATGGTTTTGGGAGGTAGTGGGAAATTATTctcaagaaaaaagaagtaaacttttatatttttgcaCTGGTTCATGTAGACCGCCAATAGGAGGatttaaatatcttaaaaaaaaggatgaagtatatttatttcacaTTTTAGATGTGGATTCTGACAATGATAAGCAAATTTCAAGTACAAATACTTGCtccaataattttaaacttcCACGGTATTCAACTAAAGGGATTTTAGAAAAGAAATTGGATACTGCATTGGAGTTTTCTGATGGATCTTTTGAATTTAgctaa